CAGGTGTACCATTAATCGCGCTCTCCAGAGGATAGGTAATGAGAGCTTCGACATCCTGAGGCGCCATACCCGGTGCTTCAGTTTGTACAACTACTTGCGGAGGTGCGAATTCTGGAAAAACATCGACAGGCATTCTTTGCAAAGCATAGCCACCCAGAATACATAGGGCCATAGTTAAGGCCAATACAATTGCCCGATTAGCAAGGGACCATGCGATAAGACGATTAAACATCTATTGATGATCCTCTGTATTGGGTAATTGTCCCCCTGTTAACCACAGTGTATAGAGTTGGCGATTTCCCTGAATAACCACCTCATCACCGTCAACAAGACCTTGAGTAATTTCGACATATTTTTCATCACTTATCCCTGTTTTAACGAGGGTGCGCTGAAATTGATTACCTTCACGTTTAAAAACAAATTTTTCATCATTCGCTTCTAACACGGCGGAATTGGGAACAGTCAATGCGTTCTGGTTTTGTTGCAAAATTAAATTCGCCCGCGCAAACATGCCAGGCTTTAGAAGATCATTTGTATTATCAAGAATAATTTGTACCCTTACGGTTCGAGTGACGGAGTCAAGATTAGGCTCTATCAAAATGACTTTGCCGATAAAGGGTTGCTTGGGATAACTAAGAACATGGACATAGGCTTGTTGTCCAAGCTTTACCTTACCTAAATCTTCTTCATAGACACTAGCCACGACAATAAGACGATTGCGATTGCTGATGTGGTATAAAATGGTATTGGGTTCGACAGATTGTCCAAGGGTTACATTGCGAGCGTCAATTATCCCTGTCATTGGGGAGTTAATTATAATACTCGGAGGTGGGTCACCGATAAGGCGTGATTGCACTTTCAGCAAAGGTTGTCCAGCTTTGACGTGATCACCTAAATTGGCATACAAGGCGGAAACATTGCCACTAATTCTAACACTGACGTCAGCTTGTTCATTCGGTAAAAGTTGAATTTCACCATTGAGGCCTAACATCTGAGCAAGAGGACCTTTTGTGGCTTTTATAAGCTTTAAATCAATAATTTTTTCTTGTTCTTTGGTAAGAAAAATGGGGCCACGCGGCTTGTCAGAAATCTCAATTTTTTCCCCATGCGCAAAAATCGCATGACTAAATGCGAAAGACAGTAGGAACCCCAAAAATAAGTATTTTTGTTTATAATACTTCATGATGAGTGCATACATGTAATGTCCTTTTTCCAGAGAAAGGGCTGCAGAGTGGAACACGGTTATTGCCTAACGCTGTGCATAATTTCACGACCGCTTGTAAATATTTTTCAAGAATATTCAATCGCGTGGTTTGTAGTTCATTTTGTTGACGTTGGATTTGTAGCACTTCAAGCAAAGAAATTTGACCATTGCGATAAGCTTCTCTTGCCAATGTAACATTACGATTGATAAGTTTGAATGTTTCACCGGATTGTGATTGCCGTAAAGCTGTTTGCAATGCCATAACCTGACCGTAATTACTGGCGACCTCATTTTTTATAGTTAGACTAAGGGCCTTAATTTTCATAAGATTCTGCGTTCCTTGCAGATTAGTCTCCATAATGCGTCCCTGATTTCTATTTACCAAGGGAAGAGGGATAGTAATATTAACGTTAAAAGCACGATCCGGCCTTTGCAGGGGAGCTCCTTCTACTGCGATCTTATCTTGTTGCACGCCCAATCCAATGGTCCAGTCAGCCCATCGTTCTGCGCGAGCAAGTTGTTGAGCAGCCTGAGAGCGGTTGAAACTTAACCAGGCAATTTGCATCTCGGGGCGTTGTTCTAATGCGTTTTTTTGTAACTCTTCCAGAGAAGGCAGGAACATGGATTTTGGCAAAGTTCTATCGATTAATAAGGGGGTTTGTTTTGAGCGACCCAACAGTTGATTAAGTTGCGCTTGTTGATTAATTTTAAAACTGGTTAGTGATTGCTTTTCTTGTAAAATACGCTGATATTCGAGTTTCGCTGTGTTTGCATCCAACTCTGAAACTTCTGCGGCATGAAAACGTTTTTGACTGACCTGCATTAATTGTTGATTAATACTCAAAAGTTTATTCAATTGTTTTAAGCGCTCCTCAGTAATCAGCAGGGCGTAGAAACTATCAGCCACTTGTCCTCGAAGCTGACGTTTTGCATTTCTAATTTCTCCCATAGCAATGGCAATATCAACGCGAGCTACATTTTTTTGTTGATGAAGACGGCCAGAGATAGGGAAGGCTTGTGAAAATCCAATACTACGAGAATATTCACCTTCATTCGTTAGGAGACGGTCATCGGTGTTGGAAAGCTGTAAACTTGGATTTGGCCACAATCCGGCTTGCTTAAGACGAGAGGCTGCCAGAAGGACGCTGTAGCGTGCTGCCCGTAAGTCCTTATTATTTTCAATAGCCGCTTTTGTCAGTGCTTCTAACTTCAATGGGGGTGAGGCAAAGCTAATTAGCGGCAACAAACAGGCGATTAGCAGGCATGCCAGCGTGTGACCATCCGGTTTACCAATCCTCATAACTTAACCCAGCGCAAGCGTAGTGCATTAACGATAACAGACACTGAACTTAAGGACATCGCGGCTGCGGCAATCATTGGATTTAAGAGTAATCCTGTGAAAGGATAGATAATACCTGCGGCAACAGGAACTCCGAGCATATTATAGATAAAGGCAAAAAATAAATTTTGGCGAATATTACGCATGGTTGCTTCAGAAAGGCGTCGAGCTTTAACGATGCCATTTAAATCGCCATGAAGCAAGGTAACTCCAGCACTTTCTATAGCTACATCTGTACCCGTGCCCATCGCAATGCCGATGTCTGCTTTTGCCAAAGCGGGAGCATCATTTACACCATCACCAGCCATAGCAACAACTTTGTTTTTTGCCTGTAATTCTGCAACGACGCGACTTTTGTCAGCCGGCAAAACCTCAGCAACCACGTGATGAATACCAAGCTTTGCAGCGACTGCATCGGCTGTTTTTTTATTGTCACCAGTCAGCATGACGATTTCGATGCCCTCTTTTTGCAAAGCATCGATGGCAGCTTTTGTTGTCGATTTAATTGGATCTTCTATGACTAAAATTGCTGCAATAGTATGGTCAATTGCCATGAACATCACAGAGGCACCATTTGTTCGCAGTTCATCGGCTTTGGTTTGAAATGCAGTCACATCGGCTTGTTCCTCTTTCATTAACAGAGCATTGCCAATAGAAATATTATGGCCATCAATAACACCACGGACTCCCTTGCCTGAAGGCGCGTCAAAGTTCGTCACCGTGGCCAGTGTTAACCCTTTTTCTTTAGCAGACATGACAATGGCTCTAGCAAGAGGGTGTTCACTGTTATGTTCCAACGATGCTGCTAAGATTAGTACCTCTGTTTCGGAAAGCTTTTCTGTAACAACCTGAGTTAGTTGAGGATGACCTTCGGTTAAAGTGCCGGTCTTATCAACTACCAGGGTATTTACTTTTTCTAATTGCTCAAGAGATTGGGCATTTTTAATGAGTATGCCACTTCCTGCCCCTTTACCAATACCTACCATAATTGACATCGGAGTAGCTAGTCCCAAGGCGCAAGGACAAGCGATAATCAGCACAGAAACCGCAGCAATTAAACCATAACTCATTGCGGGTTGAGGACCTGCAATAAACCAAATAATAAATGCAAATAGGGCAATGACAATAACCAGTGGGACAAACCAGGAGGCGACCAGATCGGCTAGCCGTTGGATGGGCGCGCGACTACGTTGGGCGTCACTTACCATCTGCACAATTCGTTGTAACATGGTATCACGGCCCACGTGAACAGCTTTCATGATAAAGCTGCCAGTCTGATTAATAGTACCTCCGATAACTTGATCCCCTATTTTTTTACTAACTGGGATAGGTTCGCCTGTAATCATCGATTCATCGATATTGCTATAACCTTCAAGAATTTCACCATCAACTGGAATTTTTTCACCGGGGCGAACGCGTAACCTATCGTCAACTGCAATCTCTTCAAGACTAATTTCCTGTTCGAGATTGTCGGAATCAAGACGATGTGCATTGTTTGGGGCGAGGCTTAACAACGCTTTTATAGCACTTCCTGTCTTTTCGCGGGCTTTAAGTTCCAGCACTTGCCCGAGCAATACCAGAGTTGTTATTACTGCAGCCGCCTCGAAGTAAACAGCAACAACCCCATGCTCGTTACGAAAGCTTGCAGGAAAAAACTGTGGAAATAAGGTGGCGACGAGACTATAACCCCACGCTACTCCAGTACCAATGGCAATGAGTGTGAACATATTTAGATGAGTTGTTTTTATTGATTGCCAACCTCGAACAAAGAATGGCCAGCCAGCCCATAAAACAACGGGGGTTGCTAGAATCAGTTGTATCCACAATGACAGTTTTGCGGGAATAGTGGGGAGTAGATGTTCTCCCATAGCAAGGACTAACACAGGTAAAGATAAAAATAATCCAACCCAAAAACGACGACGCATATCAATATATTCAGGATTATGTTCTTCTTTCAATGAAACAACCTCAGGTTCAAGTGCCATCCCACAAATAGGGCAGTTACCTGGTTCATCCTGTCGAATTTCAGGATGCATCGGGCAAGTATAAATGGCTGGGCCATTGGCTTCTGTCACCTTTTTCGCTTGAGTAGATGATGAATGACAGCAGCTATGTTTGTGCTCTACGTCTTTTGCATGATGATGAGAATGATGTTTGTGATTCATAAATGCACCTATTCATATTTTTGCAATAAATTAATAATTTCTCGCAACTGTTCAGACTTACGTTGTTCATCATTACTTTGGCATGCTTCTGTTAAGCAATGGCCTAAATGGGTTTCAAGAACACTGAGCTCGATTGTTTTTAGGGCGTTTCTAGAGGCACGTAACTGCGTCATGATGTCGACACAATAGCGTTTTTCCTCAATCATCCGCTTAATACCTTCAAGCTGACCAAGAACTCGATTAATGCGGGATAACTCTTTTGCATGTGTTGGATGATTCGACATAAATTTCTCCCATATACCTCTATAGGGTATATACCCAGTGGGGTATTTTGTCAAGGAAGTTGATTGATAAAGGACAAATGGCTCTGTTTGTGAAATAATTTATAGAGGGTTATTTAATAATCGCTGTACAAGGAAGCAATTATGATTTTAAAAACTTATGACATTACCAACATTAATCATTTGATTACACCGCAAGAATTTTCTGCAATAACATTAGATTCTCCTGCATTAGACATTTTCACCGACTTTCAAAAGACTGAACCGTTAGTTATTGATGATTCATTAGATGTAGTAACTGCTGAAGATTTAATGAAGAAGACCCATGTGCGATTGAAGCTTGTGCAGAAGAACGAAGAGTTTGTTGGCATGCTGGCCTATGCTGATTTGATCGGTGAAAAAATGATGGCTCTTTCGCACCACACGCCAAGAAATCAAATTTTGGTCAGTGATGTGATGACTCCTAGAGTTCAATTAAAAGCCATTGCGTTTAATGATTTAAAAAGAGCCAAAATTAGAGATGTTATCGAAACACTTAAAAATGAAGGCAAGCAACATTTTTTAGTGACAGATGAAGGAAATTGCATCCGTGGAATTCTTTCTGCCAGTGACATTGCCCGTCGCTTACATGTCCCTATTGATATTACTCGTGTTTCTACCTTTATTGATATCTATAAAGCATTAAATCATGACAAATATTAATTCTCACTATAAGGATATGGCACTAAACAGGTAATATTTTCCACGATTTTATTGTTCAAATAGTTGTCAATCTGATTTAATTCGGTCATAATGGTTATTTTAAAATTATTATGACTGAATTATGAAAATTAAGGTTTCTTTTTTACCGCTTCTAAAGCCAACTAAAGTTAAAACAGTATCGAGCTTAGATAAAGTAAAAACTCTTCTCTCCGAAGCAAAAGACGTTATCGCGTCAGTTGTGAAAAGCACATCTGAAGACGTTGCGCGTTTATCACTTTCTCATGGCGTTGTTATAGGGCATGAAGATTTTTTTAGAAGTGGATGTAAGAATGTTGAGCATGGTTGCATCCCACAAGCAGAGGGAATTGATTTCTTTGTAAATGAACTTGGTAAAATTAGTGCTCAATATCCTAATGTTTTGATAATTCCTGGCAGCATCTATCTTTCTGTTGATAAATTAAACATCGACAAGAAAAATTATCGCCAAAATGGTTCTAAAAATTACTTATCCGACGTTTATGTGCAAAATGTAGTGCCAGTTTTTTACATGGGTAATTTAATTCGGTTGATTAAAAAAGGGGATTACTTGCAAAGTCTTTTTCGCACAGGCGCAGGATTTAATGCAACACTAATCAAATCAGAGGAAGAATTTATCCAAGCTTTAACCTCAAATTGTGAGCGTATGGATGTTAAAGTATATGCTGAAGATGAGTTGGAAGATATGGTACCTCGGGTTGTCATGTTTGGAAAAACACCTCTACCTGGTGAAATCAGCGTATTGCAAAAGCATGGATTAACTCATGAAGATTTATTTTCGCCAATCTTTACTGTAAAAGGTGTGCATTACGGTATAGAGATTTGTGCTGACCATCAAAGAGCGAAAATGGGTTCTATACCACAATTAGAAAATTTGGATGTTCACATACTCACTTGCTACGGTCAAACTCCTCTTTATGATGGCACTCTTGGTCAAGGCTTTTTTATTCGTGCTGATCTGGATAGTTGTACTATCTTCGATATGAGAAAAAATGATGCAGGCGAGCAGGTTGAACAATCTTTGCCTCTTGAACTCTCAGGAGGAGAGGCAGTGGGCTCACGCTTTTCAATGTTTCCTCTAGCGGATGAGCCACCTACACCAGAAACGGTTTTGGAACCACTTTCAACGACGTCTGTTACCACCGTAAATTACGAGACTAATGCTTAAAATGTCGATAACCAGTAAATACCATAGCTATGCCTTTTGCATTGGCAGCAGCAATCACTTGTTCATCGCGAATTGAGCCTCCGGGCTGAATTATAGCCCTAATACCAGCGCTTGCGGCCATCTCTATATTATCTGGAAAAGGTATAAACGCGTCTGAAGCTAATACTGCTGCAGTGGTTGTAAAGCCTGCTTCTTGCGCTTGCCATAATGCAATCCGAGTACTCATAACGCGGCTTGTCTGTCCTGGTCCGATTCCTATCGTGGCTGCATTTTTTGCAATAACGATAGCATTGGATTTTACGTGTTTGGCTATTATCCAGGCAAACAGTAAATCCTGCATTTCTTGTGGAGACGGTTGCTTTTCTGTCACGATGGTTAAGTCATTACTATTAATTAGATGATCGTCATGTTCTTGTACTAGTAAACCCCCGTGAATGGTGCGCATATCGAGTTTAGACGCATGCTGTTTTTGCCATGTGCCGGTTATTAAAACACGCATCGCAGGTTTTTTTGCAAAAATTGCTATAGCCTCGTCACTGATAGCAGGTCCTATAATTACTTCGGCAAATTGCTTTTCTAGAATTGATTGTGCAGTTTTTTTGTCAATTGTTTGATTGAATGCCAAGATACCACCATAGCTTGAAACGGGATCGGCTTGAAATGCGCGCAAATACGCTTCAGCTGGTGTTTCACCTATTGCCACACCACAAGGATTGCCATGTTTAACGATGACACACGTTACTGCGTCCTGTGGAAATGATCTGACGCAATCAAAGGCGGCATCTGCATCGAGCAGATTGTTATAAGAAAGTTGCTTTCCCTGAATGGTTTGTGCAGTGGCTAGAGAGCCTTCTGGTGGATTTTTATCACGATAAAAAATAGCTTGCTGATGAGGATTTTCCCCATATCGTAATTCGTATTGTTTTTTAAATTGACACGTTAAAATTGAGGGAAAGCCTGAGGGTTCTTTCACATCATTTAGCGTGCCCAGATAATTGGCAATTGCTGCATCGTACGCAGCTGTATGGGCAAATGCTTTTCTCGCGAGCAAAAATCCCCAGTTTTGAGGCACTTTCTTAGAGCTCACGTAAGTTTCTAATTCGTCGTAATCATTAGGACTAACAATAGCAAAAACATGTTCATGATTTTTTGCCGCTGCGCGAATCATGGCAGGTCCAC
The nucleotide sequence above comes from Legionella hackeliae. Encoded proteins:
- the purH gene encoding bifunctional phosphoribosylaminoimidazolecarboxamide formyltransferase/IMP cyclohydrolase, translating into MSDREYVPFHPKRALLSVSDKRGIAKLAKTLHEKGVELVATGNTAALLQEHHLPVTDVSACTQFPEMLDGRVKTLHPAIHAGLLARGQADEVTLHEYQIQRFDLLIVNLYPFEQTISHPDCDFQKAIENIDIGGPAMIRAAAKNHEHVFAIVSPNDYDELETYVSSKKVPQNWGFLLARKAFAHTAAYDAAIANYLGTLNDVKEPSGFPSILTCQFKKQYELRYGENPHQQAIFYRDKNPPEGSLATAQTIQGKQLSYNNLLDADAAFDCVRSFPQDAVTCVIVKHGNPCGVAIGETPAEAYLRAFQADPVSSYGGILAFNQTIDKKTAQSILEKQFAEVIIGPAISDEAIAIFAKKPAMRVLITGTWQKQHASKLDMRTIHGGLLVQEHDDHLINSNDLTIVTEKQPSPQEMQDLLFAWIIAKHVKSNAIVIAKNAATIGIGPGQTSRVMSTRIALWQAQEAGFTTTAAVLASDAFIPFPDNIEMAASAGIRAIIQPGGSIRDEQVIAAANAKGIAMVFTGYRHFKH
- a CDS encoding CBS domain-containing protein codes for the protein MILKTYDITNINHLITPQEFSAITLDSPALDIFTDFQKTEPLVIDDSLDVVTAEDLMKKTHVRLKLVQKNEEFVGMLAYADLIGEKMMALSHHTPRNQILVSDVMTPRVQLKAIAFNDLKRAKIRDVIETLKNEGKQHFLVTDEGNCIRGILSASDIARRLHVPIDITRVSTFIDIYKALNHDKY
- a CDS encoding efflux RND transporter periplasmic adaptor subunit, which codes for MKYYKQKYLFLGFLLSFAFSHAIFAHGEKIEISDKPRGPIFLTKEQEKIIDLKLIKATKGPLAQMLGLNGEIQLLPNEQADVSVRISGNVSALYANLGDHVKAGQPLLKVQSRLIGDPPPSIIINSPMTGIIDARNVTLGQSVEPNTILYHISNRNRLIVVASVYEEDLGKVKLGQQAYVHVLSYPKQPFIGKVILIEPNLDSVTRTVRVQIILDNTNDLLKPGMFARANLILQQNQNALTVPNSAVLEANDEKFVFKREGNQFQRTLVKTGISDEKYVEITQGLVDGDEVVIQGNRQLYTLWLTGGQLPNTEDHQ
- a CDS encoding metal-sensitive transcriptional regulator, which gives rise to MSNHPTHAKELSRINRVLGQLEGIKRMIEEKRYCVDIMTQLRASRNALKTIELSVLETHLGHCLTEACQSNDEQRKSEQLREIINLLQKYE
- a CDS encoding copper-transporting P-type ATPase, with product MNHKHHSHHHAKDVEHKHSCCHSSSTQAKKVTEANGPAIYTCPMHPEIRQDEPGNCPICGMALEPEVVSLKEEHNPEYIDMRRRFWVGLFLSLPVLVLAMGEHLLPTIPAKLSLWIQLILATPVVLWAGWPFFVRGWQSIKTTHLNMFTLIAIGTGVAWGYSLVATLFPQFFPASFRNEHGVVAVYFEAAAVITTLVLLGQVLELKAREKTGSAIKALLSLAPNNAHRLDSDNLEQEISLEEIAVDDRLRVRPGEKIPVDGEILEGYSNIDESMITGEPIPVSKKIGDQVIGGTINQTGSFIMKAVHVGRDTMLQRIVQMVSDAQRSRAPIQRLADLVASWFVPLVIVIALFAFIIWFIAGPQPAMSYGLIAAVSVLIIACPCALGLATPMSIMVGIGKGAGSGILIKNAQSLEQLEKVNTLVVDKTGTLTEGHPQLTQVVTEKLSETEVLILAASLEHNSEHPLARAIVMSAKEKGLTLATVTNFDAPSGKGVRGVIDGHNISIGNALLMKEEQADVTAFQTKADELRTNGASVMFMAIDHTIAAILVIEDPIKSTTKAAIDALQKEGIEIVMLTGDNKKTADAVAAKLGIHHVVAEVLPADKSRVVAELQAKNKVVAMAGDGVNDAPALAKADIGIAMGTGTDVAIESAGVTLLHGDLNGIVKARRLSEATMRNIRQNLFFAFIYNMLGVPVAAGIIYPFTGLLLNPMIAAAAMSLSSVSVIVNALRLRWVKL
- a CDS encoding TolC family protein gives rise to the protein MRIGKPDGHTLACLLIACLLPLISFASPPLKLEALTKAAIENNKDLRAARYSVLLAASRLKQAGLWPNPSLQLSNTDDRLLTNEGEYSRSIGFSQAFPISGRLHQQKNVARVDIAIAMGEIRNAKRQLRGQVADSFYALLITEERLKQLNKLLSINQQLMQVSQKRFHAAEVSELDANTAKLEYQRILQEKQSLTSFKINQQAQLNQLLGRSKQTPLLIDRTLPKSMFLPSLEELQKNALEQRPEMQIAWLSFNRSQAAQQLARAERWADWTIGLGVQQDKIAVEGAPLQRPDRAFNVNITIPLPLVNRNQGRIMETNLQGTQNLMKIKALSLTIKNEVASNYGQVMALQTALRQSQSGETFKLINRNVTLAREAYRNGQISLLEVLQIQRQQNELQTTRLNILEKYLQAVVKLCTALGNNRVPLCSPFSGKRTLHVCTHHEVL